The following proteins come from a genomic window of Vallitaleaceae bacterium 9-2:
- a CDS encoding glycoside hydrolase family 88 protein, with protein sequence MNRPLIAIDSDGCVFDTMTIKHQAFFYPKLIEVFEFEDREQDIYKRWLDINLYQATRGVNRFYGLYLLFQEIKGQQGVTTERLRTYETYIKNQATYNVESLRKWYEETQDEWVGRVLKWSAAVNQAIEKSMPVVEPFIGVRAFLEAAAQRYQIAVVSSANAQALETEWTQSGLIQYVDYLKSQNDGTKAEILAQFIASGIAKENILMIGDAPGDQKAARENGCLFEWIHVGQEQQCFERLTNLLTQAPSTERYNMAMNHILNQVRANLEYFTQGFPHVSENGIYCQEVNRLWTASFFPGMTYLAYKITGETHFLKNRQAYLESFKKRCYHGHMDTHDIGFLFWHTYIQDYQLEPKEASKCVIIDAADKLMERYHEGGKFIQAWGKMDEETPSTRIIIDCMMNLEFLIEVSRMTQEPSYAQAAINHAKLSARTLVREDGSTYHTYYIDKKTGCPIEGKTHQGHRDESTWARGQAWSVYGFAKMYQLTQEPMFLDTAIASAKVYIENLPKDFVHYWDFDFTDANPDVRDSSAASIGAAGLLILDECLSEQKTYYATYAAQIIDGLMQKYMYPDVRLGGGILKEGIYHRNEGFNEATSWGDYYFLEALMQLRGKNQ encoded by the coding sequence ATGAATAGACCTTTAATTGCGATTGATTCGGACGGATGTGTGTTTGATACGATGACCATAAAACATCAAGCTTTTTTTTACCCAAAACTTATCGAGGTGTTTGAATTTGAGGATAGGGAGCAAGACATATATAAGCGTTGGCTTGATATTAATTTATACCAGGCGACTAGAGGCGTGAATCGATTTTACGGTTTATACTTGCTTTTTCAAGAGATCAAAGGCCAGCAAGGAGTTACTACGGAACGCCTAAGGACATATGAAACCTATATTAAAAATCAAGCGACCTATAATGTGGAGAGCTTAAGGAAGTGGTACGAAGAGACCCAAGATGAATGGGTGGGGCGAGTCCTTAAGTGGTCTGCTGCTGTGAATCAAGCGATTGAAAAATCAATGCCTGTGGTGGAGCCTTTTATCGGAGTGAGGGCGTTTTTAGAAGCCGCCGCACAACGGTATCAAATAGCCGTCGTGTCCTCGGCCAATGCACAAGCTCTTGAGACAGAGTGGACCCAAAGTGGTCTGATACAGTATGTTGACTATCTAAAAAGTCAAAATGATGGTACCAAGGCAGAGATTTTAGCCCAGTTCATTGCGTCCGGCATTGCCAAGGAGAATATCCTTATGATTGGCGATGCCCCAGGAGATCAAAAAGCAGCAAGAGAGAATGGATGTCTTTTTGAATGGATTCATGTGGGTCAAGAGCAGCAATGCTTTGAACGCTTGACTAATCTTCTTACACAGGCGCCTTCAACTGAGCGCTATAACATGGCTATGAATCATATCTTAAACCAAGTGAGAGCCAATCTAGAGTATTTTACCCAAGGTTTTCCCCATGTAAGCGAAAATGGAATCTACTGCCAAGAAGTCAATCGTTTGTGGACAGCTAGCTTTTTTCCGGGAATGACGTATCTAGCTTATAAGATAACGGGAGAGACACACTTTTTAAAAAATCGACAAGCGTATTTGGAGTCTTTTAAGAAGCGGTGTTATCATGGACATATGGATACCCATGATATTGGTTTTTTGTTTTGGCATACCTATATCCAAGACTATCAGTTGGAACCCAAAGAAGCGTCAAAATGCGTTATCATTGATGCGGCTGATAAATTAATGGAACGCTATCATGAAGGTGGCAAATTTATACAAGCTTGGGGAAAGATGGATGAAGAGACGCCATCAACACGTATTATCATCGACTGCATGATGAACTTGGAGTTCTTAATTGAAGTATCTCGTATGACTCAGGAGCCTTCCTATGCACAGGCGGCCATTAACCATGCAAAATTATCTGCAAGAACCCTAGTGCGTGAAGATGGTTCAACCTATCATACGTATTATATTGATAAAAAAACCGGTTGCCCGATTGAAGGGAAAACACATCAAGGACACCGGGATGAATCTACATGGGCAAGAGGTCAGGCATGGAGTGTCTACGGTTTTGCTAAAATGTATCAGTTGACTCAAGAGCCGATGTTCTTAGACACAGCGATTGCATCGGCAAAAGTGTATATTGAAAACCTTCCAAAGGATTTTGTACATTATTGGGACTTTGACTTTACTGATGCCAACCCGGATGTTCGGGATAGTTCAGCAGCAAGTATAGGGGCTGCAGGTCTCTTGATTTTAGATGAATGTTTGTCAGAGCAAAAGACGTATTACGCAACCTATGCAGCCCAAATTATTGATGGGTTGATGCAAAAGTATATGTATCCTGACGTTCGTCTAGGAGGTGGTATTTTAAAAGAAGGTATATACCATCGTAACGAAGGGTTTAACGAGGCGACAAGTTGGGGGGATTATTATTTCTTAGAAGCCTTAATGCAGCTAAGAGGGAAGAATCAATAA